TGTTTCCCACGTTCTCACCTGTCTTCGAGCTGTCTGTATTTGTAGCCCTTATCTCTTGCGCCTGTCCTCCATATTGACTATCCTCGCGTTCGTGgttttcacctttctttttctctgtgttctagGAGGTGCTCAAGCTTGGCTTCTTATTCACTAATTCAATTTTCTGAGGTGCCAATTCTATTCATTACTTCCacacagttatttttttcattgtgttcttcatctttgAGGGGTCtatcctttatttatatttacaaaaagagcaagagaaaatgcGATAGGAACTCGAATTTGGCCACAGAACATGACAGAGGTGCTGCACTCTACATTATAGTCCTCCTCATCCTGAGTTCCCCAAGCAGAGAGGTCTTAAAAGTtatctctgggggcgcctgggtggctcagtcagttaagcggccgacttcagctcaggtcacgacctcgcggtccgtgagttcgaggcccgcgtcgggctctgggctgatggctcagagcctggagcctgcttccgattctgtgtctccctctctctctgcccctcccccgttcatgctctgtctctctctgtctcaaaaataaataaaggttaaaaaaaaaaattaaaaaaaaaagttatctctgaAATCCATTCTAATGTTGAAAATATATCAATCAAGAAAGCACTGACAGGGGGTACTTTGGGGACAGTTGGGAATAGCTCTCTGACTGACGTTGCAGAAAAACTTTAGGGCTCAAGAAAGGCCCTGAGGCTTTGGCAGGCCTTGAGACTCCGTTGTTCATCTGCAAAACCAGAGAGATACTTAATAGGGAAGAAGTCCAGGAAGCAGAGAGCTAAAAACATTACTTGACTCATGCTCACTTTAGTACTCCAGTATTACTTGGAAATGCAAGGTCGAAGTCATCAGATCTGACCGCTAAATGCACCAGCAGCAACGTGCTGGGCACGGACGTCACCAGGTAGCCCATCGAGAATCTTTGCACAGGCTGACCAGTGAAGAGTTGTGCCTGCTGAAGCCTGCTGACCGTAAAGACTGGGAGAGGTACCTCCTTCCTTAAATACACAGAAACCAACACAAGGCCACAAGGATAATAATCAAGGAAACATGACACCACCgaaagaaactaataaaacccCAATTACTGACACTGATCTCTACTGAAATAGAGATCTGTGAGCTATCTGACAAAGAATTcacgaggcacctgggtggctccgtcggttaagtgtctgactttggcctaggccatgatcttgccattcctgagttggagccccgcgtcgtgctctgtgctgaagctcggagcctggagcctgtttcagattctgtgtctccctctctctctctctctgcccgtcccctacttgcactccgtctctatctgtcataaataaataaacattaacaaaatgtttaaaaaatgaattcagaatgATCCTCGTAAAGAAATTCAGCGAggtacaagaaaacacagaaaacgaaatgaaattaggaaaacagcATGAACTAATGACAGGTTCAACAATAAAgcagaaaccattaaaaaaaaaaaaaaaaaaaaaaaaacgaaaatacCCAGAAATTCTAGACTTaaagaatacaatgaatgaactgaaaaattcaatagagaGCTTCAACAACAGACTTcaccaagcagaagaaagaataggTAACTGAGAAGACATTTCACTGACATCAACTAGTcagaagagcaaacaaacaaaacaaaaacaaaaacgagtgAAGAAAGCCTACATAAATTACAGAATACCATTAACAGAAACAATCTACATGTTACTGGagttcccagaaagagaagagcgGGAGAAAGGGGCGgaaagcttttttaaagaaataatggctggtGTTTTACAGCCACTGTCACAGTGCCATCACTCGCTAACGCTAACGCCACGTCTGGCCCACCGAGTTCCAGCCCAAGGTGAAGGGGGGTAAGTAAGGAGGTCTCTGCGCCATGGCTCCAACAAAGCAGACTGCCCACCGATCCACTGGTGGTAAAACGCCCAGGAAGCAACTAGCTTCAAAAGTTGCTGGCAAGAGTGCGCCCTCTACCGGAGGGGTGCGGAAAACTCATCGTTACAGGCCTGGTACGTGGCCCTCCACCGCACTAGACGTTATCAGAAGTCGGCTGAACTTCCGATCCACAAACTCCCGGTCCAGCGTCTAGTGTGAGAAATCGCTCAGGACTTCAAAACAGATCTGAGCTTCCAGAGTGTGGCCATCGACGCCTGGCGGAGGCAAGCGAGGCCGATCAGGTGGGTGTCGGCAGACGGCAACGTGCGTGCTATCCGGGCCAAACGTGTAACAGTCAGGCCGAACGACATCCAGTTAGCACGCCACATATGTGGAGAACATGCGTAAGCATCCGCTGTGATGGAAAACATCTcgttcttcaaaaaaaatatttctcttcttcctgttatTGGTAGTTCCGAACATTAGCTATATTTTTTCCCATGGGGTCAAAAGGTACCTAAGTATACGACGGCAAGTGGAAAAATCGGGGACAGAAATGAGGTATTGGcagttttttccattttcacttgtgTGTGAATTTTCGATATAAATGCAGGGACATAAAGCGTTAATGAAAGTCAAAATGTTGTAGTGAACATGTTTCAGCAGTTCAActttataataattatacataaacttgttaaatttttctgggggaaaaaaaaagaaagagtggctgtaaacttcccaaacctggggaaAGATCTGGACATCAACATTCATGAAGTTAATAGGTCCCTCCAAAAGTCCAACACAAAATGATCTTCTCcaagatacattaaaataaaactatctaaAGTCGAGACAAAGAAgggattttaaaagaagcaaaagaaaaacaattctcaCCTATAAGGGCAcacccataaggctatcagcatatttctcagcagaaatcttGCAGGACAGGAGagagtgggatgatatattcaaagtgctgggaaaaaaaaaaacaccctgctAACCAAGGATGCTTTACCAGGCAAAATtgtctttctttcagaaataaagacaagataaagcctttcccaaacaaacaaaagctgagggagttcacaAGCACTAGACGCATCTTACAAGAAACGCGAAAAGAAGTTCTTCaagcagaaacaaaagaataatgaTTAGCAACGTGAAAACATacgaaaaaataaaacacaccagCAAAGGTAAATACATAGTCAAACTCAGAATACTCTAACACTGTAATATTGTGGTGTGTCAATCACTTAACTCAAG
The window above is part of the Panthera tigris isolate Pti1 chromosome X, P.tigris_Pti1_mat1.1, whole genome shotgun sequence genome. Proteins encoded here:
- the LOC102968574 gene encoding histone H3.3-like, with product MAPTKQTAHRSTGGKTPRKQLASKVAGKSAPSTGGVRKTHRYRPDLSFQSVAIDAWRRQARPIRWVSADGNVRAIRAKRVTVRPNDIQLARHICGEHA